The following proteins come from a genomic window of Dongia rigui:
- the mmsA gene encoding multiple monosaccharide ABC transporter ATP-binding protein, whose product MDTTLTMPILEMRGIVKTFPGVNALDNVNLTVREGEIHAIVGENGAGKSTLMKVLSGVYGHGSYSGEIHFKGEERRFRDIADSEKLGIIIIHQELALVPLLSIAENIFLGNEPAKNGVINWGESFARTKALLAKVGLKESPSTLITNLGVGKQQLVEIAKALSKEVKLLILDEPTASLNESDSDALLNLLMEFRAQGISSIIISHKLNEILKVADSITILRDGATVDKLDCHKEKIDEDRIIRAMVGRELTDRYPKRTPKIGEPIFEVKNWRVFDAVHADKEKIRGIDMHVSRGEVVGIAGLMGAGRTELAMSIFGRAYGQNISGEVKLHGKTVDVSTIQKAMENGLAYVTEDRKNYGLVLIDDIKRNVTLANLNGVSKNAVIDDGRELAVANKFRKDLNIRCSSVFQQTVNLSGGNQQKVVLSKWLFTEPEILILDEPTRGIDVGAKYEIYSIINSLADAGKGVIVISSEMPELLGISDRIYVMNEGRMVGEMPAKEASQEKIMRAIMKSWED is encoded by the coding sequence ATGGACACCACCCTAACGATGCCCATTCTGGAGATGCGGGGGATCGTCAAAACCTTCCCCGGCGTGAATGCGCTCGACAACGTCAACCTGACCGTCCGCGAGGGTGAAATCCACGCCATCGTCGGCGAGAACGGCGCCGGCAAATCGACCCTGATGAAAGTGCTGTCCGGGGTCTATGGCCATGGCAGCTATTCCGGCGAGATCCATTTTAAGGGCGAGGAGCGCCGCTTCCGCGATATCGCCGACAGCGAGAAGCTCGGCATCATCATCATCCACCAGGAGCTGGCGCTGGTGCCGCTCCTCTCCATTGCCGAGAACATCTTCCTCGGCAATGAACCGGCCAAGAACGGTGTCATCAACTGGGGCGAATCTTTTGCCCGCACCAAGGCGCTGCTGGCAAAGGTCGGCCTCAAGGAATCCCCCAGCACCCTCATCACCAATCTGGGCGTCGGCAAGCAGCAGCTGGTCGAGATCGCCAAGGCGCTGTCGAAGGAGGTAAAGCTCCTCATCCTCGACGAGCCGACCGCCAGCCTCAACGAAAGCGACAGCGACGCCCTCCTCAACCTGCTGATGGAATTCCGCGCGCAGGGCATTTCCTCGATCATCATCTCCCACAAGCTCAACGAGATTCTGAAGGTCGCCGATTCCATCACCATCCTGCGCGATGGGGCGACCGTCGACAAACTCGACTGCCACAAGGAAAAGATCGACGAGGATCGCATCATCCGCGCCATGGTGGGGCGCGAGCTGACCGACCGCTACCCCAAGCGCACGCCGAAAATCGGCGAACCGATCTTCGAGGTGAAGAACTGGCGCGTCTTCGACGCCGTTCACGCCGACAAGGAAAAGATCCGCGGCATCGACATGCATGTGAGCCGGGGCGAGGTCGTCGGCATCGCCGGGCTGATGGGCGCCGGCCGCACCGAGCTTGCCATGAGCATCTTCGGCCGCGCCTATGGCCAGAACATCAGCGGCGAAGTGAAGCTGCACGGCAAGACGGTCGATGTCAGCACCATCCAGAAGGCGATGGAAAACGGCCTCGCTTACGTGACCGAGGACCGCAAGAATTACGGCCTGGTGCTCATCGACGACATCAAGCGCAATGTGACGCTGGCCAATCTGAACGGCGTTTCGAAGAATGCCGTCATCGACGATGGGCGTGAACTCGCCGTCGCCAACAAGTTCAGGAAGGATCTCAACATCCGCTGCTCCAGCGTCTTCCAGCAGACCGTCAACCTTTCGGGCGGCAACCAGCAGAAGGTGGTGCTGAGCAAATGGCTCTTTACCGAGCCGGAGATTCTCATCCTCGACGAGCCCACGCGCGGCATCGACGTCGGTGCAAAATACGAAATTTATTCGATCATCAACAGCCTGGCCGATGCCGGCAAGGGCGTTATCGTCATTTCCTCGGAAATGCCGGAACTCCTTGGCATCTCGGACCGCATCTATGTGATGAACGAAGGTCGCATGGTGGGCGAAATGCCGGCCAAGGAGGCGTCGCAGGAGAAGATCATGCGCGCCATCATGAAGTCATGGGAAGATTGA
- the chvE gene encoding multiple monosaccharide ABC transporter substrate-binding protein, with amino-acid sequence MKSLKTFLAAAAISMFALSTHSFADDKGLIGISMPTKSSARWIADGDNMVKVFTEKGYQTDLQYADDDIPNQLAQIENMVTKGVKVLVIAAIDGTTLSDILQKAHDAGVKVIAYDRLIRDSANVDYYATFDNFQVGVLQATTLTDALGVKDGKGPFNIELFGGSPDDNNAFFFYNGAMSVLQPYIDGGKLVVQSGQMGMDKVGTLRWDGAVAQARMDNLLSAYYTDKRVDAVLSPYDGLSIGILSSLKGVGYGSGDMKMPFVSGQDAEVPSVKSIIAGEQYSTIFKDTRELAKVTANMVDAMASGKEPEVNDTKTYDNGVKVVPAYLLKPVAVDAKNWEEVLIGSGYYTKDQITQ; translated from the coding sequence GTGAAATCTTTGAAAACATTCCTGGCTGCTGCAGCCATCAGCATGTTCGCGCTGAGCACGCACAGCTTTGCCGACGACAAGGGCCTTATCGGCATCTCGATGCCGACCAAGTCCTCGGCCCGTTGGATCGCCGACGGCGACAACATGGTGAAAGTGTTCACCGAAAAGGGCTACCAGACCGATCTGCAATATGCCGATGACGACATCCCCAACCAGCTCGCCCAGATCGAGAACATGGTGACCAAGGGTGTGAAGGTTCTCGTCATCGCCGCGATCGACGGCACGACCCTCTCCGACATTCTCCAGAAGGCCCATGACGCCGGCGTCAAGGTCATCGCCTATGACCGTCTGATCCGTGATTCGGCCAATGTCGACTACTACGCCACCTTCGACAACTTCCAGGTGGGCGTGCTGCAGGCGACGACGCTGACCGACGCCCTCGGCGTCAAGGACGGCAAGGGTCCGTTCAACATCGAGCTGTTCGGCGGTTCGCCGGACGACAACAACGCCTTCTTCTTCTACAACGGCGCCATGTCGGTCCTGCAGCCCTATATCGACGGCGGCAAGCTGGTCGTCCAGTCCGGCCAGATGGGCATGGACAAGGTCGGCACGCTGCGCTGGGACGGCGCCGTGGCGCAGGCCCGCATGGACAACCTGCTGTCGGCCTACTACACCGACAAGCGCGTCGATGCGGTGCTCTCACCCTATGACGGTCTCTCGATCGGCATCCTGTCCTCGCTCAAGGGCGTGGGCTATGGCAGCGGCGACATGAAGATGCCGTTTGTCTCCGGCCAGGACGCCGAAGTTCCGTCGGTGAAGTCGATCATCGCCGGCGAGCAGTACTCGACCATCTTCAAGGACACCCGCGAGCTTGCGAAAGTTACCGCGAACATGGTGGACGCGATGGCCAGCGGCAAGGAGCCGGAAGTCAACGACACCAAGACCTATGACAACGGCGTCAAGGTGGTTCCGGCCTATCTGCTGAAGCCGGTGGCGGTCGATGCCAAGAATTGGGAAGAAGTCCTGATCGGCAGCGGCTACTACACCAAAGACCAGATCACCCAGTAA